Sequence from the Anaerolineae bacterium genome:
ACACCTACCCGCCGGAGCTGGCCAAAGAGCTGGAGGAGGCCATTGGTGAATACGTCATCGAGCCGGGCGTCGTGGAGCATACCCGCCGCGGCCGCTATGACGCCGCCTTCCAGGCCATCATCTTCGCATTGGAACAGCGCTGTAAGGCGGTGGAATATCTGATGTCCCATAAACCTTGGGACCTGTTCGTGGTCAATTTCCGCGCCACCGACAACATTCAACACCATTTCTGGCATTTCATGGACCCGACCCACCCGCTGTATGACCTGCAGGGCGCCGCTCGCTATGGAGACTGCATCCTGCAGGTCTACCAGCGACTGGATGAGTGGATCGGCGCGCTCCGCCGGCGCCTCGATGCCGACACCGCCCTCATCCTCGTCTCCGACCACGGCGCCGGCCCGGCCACCGCCAAAGCGGTCTACTTCAACCGCTGGCTGGCCCAGCAGGGTTGGTTGACCTTCGCCGGCGAGCGCTCCCGCTCTCTCGCCGGCCGCCTGCGCGCCGGCCTGATGGGCTTCCTGTGGAAAAGCATCTGGCACTACCTGCGCAAGTGGTTGGGCAAGCGCACCAAGGATACGCTCCGCCGGCTCTTCCCCACCTTGTACGACCGGGCGCGCACGCCGGCGTCCTACTTTGCCATTGACTGGGCGCACACGCAGGCCTACTCCGACGAGTTTCGCGAGGCCATCTGGATCAACCTGCGCGGGCGCGAGCCGCAGGGCATCGTCTCCCCCGGCGAGGAATATGAGCGCCTCCGCCGGGAAATCGCCCGCCGGCTGAGCGAATCGCTCATTGACCCCGAGACGGGGGAACATATTGTGGAACGCGTGTACCTGCGCGAGGAACTGTATCACGGCCCGTACGCCGAGCAGGCGCCGGATATCTTCGTTCAGCTTCGCGAACAGCCCTATTACCGCACGCGCCTGAGCCACACCGCTCGCCGGCCGGAGCCGGTGCAGACCCTCTCCCGGGAGGAACTGCTGGAAGACTTCCTGCCCCCCGGCCTCCACCGCTCGGAAGGCATCATCCTGTTGGCCGGCCCCAACATCAAGGCCGGCGCCCAGCTCCACCACGCCTCCATCATGGATGCCGCCCCTACCATCCTGCACCTCCTGGGACTGCCCGTC
This genomic interval carries:
- a CDS encoding alkaline phosphatase family protein; the protein is MTDTSSPAVRRVMVIGLDGATWDLITPWARQGKLPNLAQLMTEGAHGPLASTVPPISAPAWTSFMTGVNPGKHGIYHFQEHIPNSYQARLVSGADVKAPTIWRILSEAGKSSISVNVAMTFPPERINGIVIAGVDAPGTGSQYTYPPELAKELEEAIGEYVIEPGVVEHTRRGRYDAAFQAIIFALEQRCKAVEYLMSHKPWDLFVVNFRATDNIQHHFWHFMDPTHPLYDLQGAARYGDCILQVYQRLDEWIGALRRRLDADTALILVSDHGAGPATAKAVYFNRWLAQQGWLTFAGERSRSLAGRLRAGLMGFLWKSIWHYLRKWLGKRTKDTLRRLFPTLYDRARTPASYFAIDWAHTQAYSDEFREAIWINLRGREPQGIVSPGEEYERLRREIARRLSESLIDPETGEHIVERVYLREELYHGPYAEQAPDIFVQLREQPYYRTRLSHTARRPEPVQTLSREELLEDFLPPGLHRSEGIILLAGPNIKAGAQLHHASIMDAAPTILHLLGLPVPSHMDGRVLVEALEHPGEVQYRDWGAGGPSERLGYSEEEEELVREKLAGLGYLG